The DNA region GCAATGCTGgcaaaggaacacaaagtttccATTCAAAGCAAACACACTGTTCCGGAGCAGCGTACAGATAGTACATACCTGCAGCTCCAAGATAATAGGGCAAAGAATTTTTCCAGTACACTGATAAATCACCAGGCTTTCACTCAGCCAAACTGCTAGCAGGAGATAGGTATCACTAGGAACGGGGCACGAGGTCAAGCGGCTCTCTTGAAGGGGTCCTTGGCATGGTTGGCGCCATTGTGGCGGTGGAAGTCCCCAGcgtttcctcctcctctgccgttACGGCCACTTCCAAATGCCTTCTGATCAGCTTCCCTCGCCTTGCTGTTCTTGTCGCGGTACCCGGTTGTAGCCGAAGTGTCCTCTGGCTTCTTCCCACGAGATGGCGGTGCACCGTGTGGTCCAAGATATATGTTCTCTGTATCCTTGGTGGACTGCAGCAAAAATAAGCATCAACATAAAGTTAGGAAGATAGATATGCATGGGCAATGATCATCAACCATGTGAAGCAACCAATGCAAGTTTGCTGTCCTGTGGTATGCAAGCATGTTTCTTGAAACACAGTCACAAGAGTGTCATACAGCTAGTTGGCCCTCATTCATGCAACAAAGAAATGAAGATACCCTGATGTTTTGCTTTCTTAAAGGGACCCAGAAAAATGGAATGATTAGAAAAAAGGACCTTTGGAGGTGGTTGAGGATCAGAAGCCCGTGAAGCCTCCCAGTCACCAAGATCGGATTCTTCAACACTCAAACTTGGGATCACAAAGTCATCATTATCTGTGACATATAACTCGCAGCATGTGAGAGTGAGAATATGATTTTTAGAAAACAAACCAACACTTAAGTTCTAGGAAAAGGATAAATTGACTAACAATTTCCTATTATTGTCAGAAAT from Panicum hallii strain FIL2 chromosome 9, PHallii_v3.1, whole genome shotgun sequence includes:
- the LOC112874813 gene encoding uncharacterized protein LOC112874813, whose protein sequence is MDPHRLTGPAASDADDADDWDNDDFVIPSLSVEESDLGDWEASRASDPQPPPKSTKDTENIYLGPHGAPPSRGKKPEDTSATTGYRDKNSKAREADQKAFGSGRNGRGGGNAGDFHRHNGANHAKDPFKRAA